From the Daucus carota subsp. sativus chromosome 8, DH1 v3.0, whole genome shotgun sequence genome, one window contains:
- the LOC135148443 gene encoding uncharacterized protein LOC135148443 — protein MECDPGGFGLGDDFDEMIRNSYKNDIDTSGKNQMTKDAINFYRLVEEGKQPLYPGSKTFTRLGFVVKLYMLKCTCGFTESAFSAILELIKEAFPESNLPPSFSAAKGMIKELGLDYEKIHACPNDCMLYWAKNKDENICKVCGVSRWKAVDNDKTDILEKDDRKKYKVPAKVPGNEIDVYLQPLTAELKELWETGIETYDAHFNNTFTLHASLLWTISDFPGYGVLSGWSTKGYLGCPECHYETSSTYLKHSRKVCYMSHRKFLPPDHKFRLDTKRFNGEVETNLCPEPLSGNFIIKLLGKFRNNFGKMKEKNIVDKILGTLLNIGGRTNDHLNARLDLQEMGIRKILHPVKSADNSHFEIMAACFDMTKKEKEDFCSVLMNARLPYGCASNISRCVQLNERKISGYKSHDAHFILQYLLQFAAIKTLKPDVAIPLIRLGSFFRGICGKVIQLEDVEKLQNEIIEILCQLETIFPPAFFDIMVHLPIHLCKEIEFGGPVHLRWMFGIERYLSKLKSYVRNRSKPEGCIAEGYMVEECLTFCSRFLTDDSKNKMNYVNSNVGIYIGSRRNKDGKPIHLAEKIWINAHRYVLFNSGNMEIEQLIALSKGPQRAARKFSGYIINGFRFHTKQRDGKCTTQNNGVYLTAQTTSFTSTKDKNPIVADVSYYKAIEEIIEIDYWGSLSVVLFRCIWYQNDKDCHGLTRVNFNRIYQKDDPSVLATQVQQVFYIQDCSEKNLYFVVKKLPRDYNDVEDESDPLEEVSGPTVQQELIFSVNTLPDDDSWYRDDVPNRQIPVTPSEMEENDEIFE, from the exons ATGGAGTGTGATCCGGGGGGGTTTGGTTTGGGggatgattttgatgagatgatccgtaattcatataaaaatgacATTGACACCAGTGGTAAAAATCAGATGACCAAAGatgcaattaatttttataggctAGTCGAGGAGGGCAAACAACCTTTGTATCCGGGGTCGAAAACTTTTACTCGTTTAGGTTTTGTAGTTAAGCTTTACATGTTGAAGTGCACTTGTGGATTTACCGAGTCAGCCTTTAGTGCAATACTTGAGCTGATAAAAGAGGCCTTCCCCGAGTCAAATTTGCCTCCTTCTTTTAGTGCTGCGAAGGGGATGATTAAAGAATTAGGCCTTGATTATGAGAAGATACATGCATGTCCTAACGATTGCATGCTATATTGGGCTAAAAATAAAgatgaaaatatttgcaaagtGTGTGGAGTTTCAAGATGGAAAGCTGTAGATAATGATAAAACTGATATATTAGAGAAGGATGATAGGAAAAAATATAAAGTCCCTGCCAAAGTT CCTGGTAATGAAATAGATGTGTATTTGCAGCCACTTACAGCTGAGTTGAAAGAGTTGTGGGAAACTGGTATAGAAACATATGATGCCCACTTTAACAACACTTTTACCTTGCATGCCAGCCTATTATGGACAATAAGTGATTTTCCGGGGTATGGGGTTTTATCGGGTTGGAGCACAAAGGGATACCTTGGTTGTCCCGAATGTCACTATGAAACATCATCAACCTATTTGAAGCACAGCCGTAAAGTTTGCTACATGAGCCACAGAAAATTCCTACCTCCTGATCACAAGTTTAGATTGGACACCAAAAGGTTTAATGGGGAAGTTGAAACAAATCTTTGTCCAGAACCTTTATCCGGAAATTTCATTATTAAACTTCTGGGTAAATTTAGGAATAATTTTGGAAAGATGAAGG AGAAAAACATCGTCGATAAAATCTTAGGAACTTTGTTAAACATTGGGGGCAGAACAAACGACCATCTAAATGCTCGTCTAGATTTGCAGGAGATGGGGATTCGTAAGATTCTTCATCCTGTGAAATCTGCTGATAACAGTCACTTTGAAATTATGGCAGCTTGTTTTGACAtgaccaaaaaagaaaaagaagacttCTGTTCAGTGCTGATGAATGCTAGACTGCCATATGGATGTGCATCTAATATTAGCCGGTGTGTGCAACTGAATGAAAGAAAAATTTCTGGTTATAAAAGTCATGATGCACACTTTATTCTTCAATACCTACTTCAGTTTGCTGCCATCAAAACCTTAAAACCAGATGTCGCGATACCTTTGATTCGACTTGGTTCCTTCTTTAGGGGCATATGTGGAAAAGTTATACAGTTAGAAGATGTAGAGAAGTTGCAAAACGAAATCATCGAAATACTTTGCCAGCTTGAAACTATCTTTCCCCCGGCATTCTTTGATATTATGGTTCATCTTCCAATTCATTTATGTAAAGAAATTGAATTTGGAGGACCTGTGCACCTTAGATGGATGTTTGGGATTGAAAGATATTTGAGTAAATTGAAGTCATATGTTCGTAATAGGAGCAAACCAGAAGGCTGCATAGCTGAAGGGTACATGGTTGAAGAATGCCTAACATTTTGTTCTAGATTCTTAACTGATGATAGCAAAAACAAAATGAACTATGTGAATTCAAATGTTGGAATTTATATTGGTTCAAGGCGAAACAAGGATGGAAAACCTATACATTTGGCAGAAAAGATATGGATTAATGCTCATCGATACGTATTGTTCAACAGCGGCAACATGGAAATAGAGCAGCTAATAG CTTTGTCAAAGGGGCCTCAACGAGCAGCAAGAAAATTTAGTGGTTATATAATAAACGGATTTAGATTCCATACAAAACAAAGAGACGGGAAGTGTACGACACAAAACAATGGAGTTTATTTGACGGCGCAGACTACTAGTTTTACTAGTACAAAAGACAAAAACCCCATTGTTGCTGATGTTAGTTACTATAAAGCCATTGAAGAAATTATAGAGATTGATTATTGGGGATCATTGTCAGTAGTTCTGTTTAGATGCATTTGGTACCAAAACGATAAAGACTGTCATGGGTTGACAAGGGTCAACTTTAACAGAATTTATCAAAAAGATGACCCATCTGTTTTAGCTACACAAGTACAACAAGTTTTCTACATTCAAGATTGTTCtgaaaagaacttgtatttTGTTGTTAAAAAACTGCCAAGGGACTACAATGATGTGGAAGACGAAAGTGATCCACTTGAAGAAGTTAGTGGACCTACAGTGCAGCAAGAACTAATCTTTTCAGTAAATACCCTACCTGATGATGATAGTTGGTACAGAGATGATGTGCCGAATAGACAAATTCCGGTTACGCCAAGTGAAATGGAAGAAAATGATGAAATCTTCGAATGA
- the LOC135148445 gene encoding uncharacterized protein LOC135148445 has translation MSSVFTRKLEERPELILNHELQPVHEDSKIRSEFGSFLGTIGRQCVPLDYVNWSRVSESEKNGWWEFVKTKYIIPKEGKDWVLKTICDAWRMYKSRFKAEYYTKYDNDEDRLKNRPQSIPLEKFKILLQYWGDEKIKSTAVKNANNRRKVIDTHTAGRTSFAQIRNDMKKVQSTPDTPTKADIYPKTRKNHEKKATKDAEGNDIEEEADANAEDMAEEAAKTVDEIDSAAHGPNWLVGRSGRTSKTRNITTHKSRKAEELATLRKEIAAEITTP, from the exons ATGAGTTCTGTTTTCACAAGAAAATTGGAAGAAAGACCAGAGCTGATCTTAAATCATGAGTTGCAACCTGTGCATGAAGATAGTAAAATACGATCAGAATTTGGTAGTTTCTTGGGGACAATAGGGAGACAATGTGTACCCCTAGATTATGTCAACTGGAGCCGAGTTTCCGAATCAGAGAAGAATGGTTGGTGGGAGTTTGTCAAG ACAAAGTATATCATTCCGAAGGAGGGAAAAGATTGGGTTTTAAAGACCATTTGTGATGCGTGGAGGATGTATAAAAGCCGTTTTAAGGCCGAATATTATACCAAATATGACAATGATGAGGATAGATTGAAGAATAGGCCGCAGTCAATTCCTCTTGagaaattcaagattttgctaCAATATTGGGGTGATGAAAAAATTAAGTCCACTGCTGTAAAAAATGCAAATAACCGAAGAAAGGTCATTGATACGCACACTGCTGGCCGTACATCATTTGCACAAATCAGGAATGACATG AAAAAGGTCCAGTCGACCCCTGACACACCCACAAAGGCGGACATTTATCCTAAAACACGCAAAAATCATGAAAAGAAG gCTACTAAAGATGCTGAGGGAAATGATATTGAGGAGGAAGCAGATGCAAATGCAGAAGATATGGCTGAAGAAGCAGCAAAGACAGTTGATGAAATAGACTCTGCAGCTCATGGACCAAACTGGCTTGTCGGGAGGAGTGGCAGAACAAGCAAAACACGGAATATCACAACACATAAAAGCAGAAAAGCTGAGGAATTAGCAACTCTAAGAAAGGAAATAGCTGCTGAAatcactacaccataa
- the LOC135148441 gene encoding uncharacterized protein LOC135148441 has protein sequence MTWISLPKHSEGYSNGATHFVRNAFDNFSIGNELRCPCKDCSNRFWISPDNVYEHLVFNGPCPSFSNWIFEVSTDKFRKPNDVGMDDSDMCIGLGDDFDEMIRNEGRARNGMNKAAKDFYKLVQEGKQPLFPGSENFTQLGFIVRLYQLKCSHGFTESAFSGILQLLKEAFPNVNLPSYFSVAKKMIRDLGLDYEKIHACPNDCMLYWSENKDEIKCKFCGASRWIVPKKDNRAPFSTKVQENSSKIPAKVLRYFPLKPRLQRLFMCKEYSELMKWHAVGRTKDRKLRHPADAEGWRSMDASHPKFAAEIRNVRLGLAADGVNPYRSMNISHSTWPVVLVNYNLPPWLIMKPENLILSTLIPGPEYPGNDIDVYLQPLVAELKELWDIGLETYDSHADQTFTLHASLLWTINDFPGYAVLSGWSTKGKLGCPNCHYCTSSTYLKHSRKVVYMNHRKFLPPGHKLRYDCKRFNGMVETDVSPPPLSGMDIEELLFGYENCFGKRDLKKRKRETGCPFKKKSIFFELPYWRENLVRHNLDLMHIEKNICDKILGNLLNLGGRTKAVSPLLKLLTLINFPTR, from the coding sequence ATGACTTGGATTTCACTGCCAAAGCACAGTGAGGGTTATAGTAATGGTGCCACACATTTTGTTAGGAATGCGTTTGATAATTTCTCCATAGGAAATGAATTACGCTGCCCTTGCAAAGATTGCAGTAACCGTTTCTGGATTTCTCCGGACAATGTATATGAACATCTCGTGTTTAATGGTCCTTGTCCATCATTTAGTAATTGGATATTTGAAGTGTCAACCGACAAGTTTAGAAAGCCTAATGATGTAGGGATGGATGATTCTGATATGTGTATAGGCCTAggtgatgattttgatgaaatgaTTCGCAATGAAGGTAGAGCTAGAAATGGAATGAATAAAGCTGCAAAAGACTTCTATAAGCTTGTTCAGGAAGGGAAACAACCTCTGTTTCCCGGGTCTGAAAATTTCACGCAATTAGGCTTCATAGTCAGACTTTACCAATTAAAGTGCAGTCATGGTTTTACCGAGTCTGCATTCAGCGGTATTTTACAATTGTTGAAGGAAGCTTTCCCGAATGTAAACCTGCCTTCTTATTTTAGTGTTGCCAAAAAAATGATTAGAGATTTAGGCCTTGATTATGAAAAGATACATGCTTGTCCGAACGATTGCATGTTATATTGGTCTGaaaacaaagatgaaattaAGTGTAAATTTTGTGGGGCGTCAAGGTGGATAGTCCCTAAGAAAGATAACCGTGCACCTTTTTCTACTAAAGTACAAGAAAACAGCTCTAAGATTCCCGCAAAAGTCTTGAGATACTTTCCACTAAAACCAAGGTTGCAACGGCTTTTCATGTGTAAAGAGTATTCTGAACTCATGAAGTGGCATGCAGTGGGGCGAACAAAAGACAGAAAGTTAAGGCATCCAGCGGATGCAGAGGGGTGGAGGTCAATGGATGCTAGTCATCCAAAATTTGCAGCAGAAATTCGAAATGTGAGGTTAGGATTAGCTGCAGATGGTGTCAATCCTTACCGATCAATGAATATAAGTCACTCCACCTGGCCAGTTGTTCTGGTCAATTATAATCTTCCTCCTTGGTTGATTATGAAACcagaaaatttgattttatcaaCACTAATCCCGGGTCCTGAGTACCCTGGTAACGACATAGATGTGTATTTGCAGCCACTGGTTGCAGAGTTAAAAGAATTATGGGACATAGGTTTAGAAACTTATGATTCCCACGCTGACCAGACCTTTACGTTGCACGCGAGTCTATTATGGACCATCAATGATTTTCCGGGGTATGCAGTTTTATCGGGGTGGAGCACGAAAGGTAAGTTAGGTTGTCCCAATTGCCACTATTGTACTTCTTCAACCTATTTGAAACATAGTCGAAAAGTTGTCTACATGAATCATAGAAAGTTCCTTCCTCCTGGCCACAAGCTTAGGTACGACTGTAAAAGATTCAATGGTATGGTCGAAACAGATGTTTCTCCACCTCCTTTGTCTGGAATGGACATTGAAGAACTAttatttggatatgagaattgtTTCGGAAAGCGAGATTTAAAGAAAAGGAAACGAGAGACAGGGTGTCCCTTTAAAAAGAAGtccatattttttgaattaccaTATTGGAGGGAAAACCTGGTTAGGCATAATCTAGATCTAATGCacatagaaaaaaatatttgtgataAAATATTAGGGAATCTGTTGAATCTTGGCGGTAGGACGAAAGCTGTTTCACCATTGCTGAAGTTGTTGACCCTGATAAATTTTCCTACACGGTAA
- the LOC135148444 gene encoding uncharacterized protein LOC135148444, translated as MIALQQGTTDDNFRRSLAKRAPENMNELQERAGKYIKAEESLKKSQNNQGPTPNPKKRGNDTEYNADSKYSKTGDGDKSPTKKKAGPRFTEFHKDTGHKTDDCRQLKDEIEFLIRKGKLSKYTRDTDKNPRDNDNRGRDNDDRNKRNQPRGPVINVISGGPTAAGLSSNSRKAYAREVMYIVGEPPKRAKIEFALAFDNLDLDRVKFPHDDPLVITPVIGNSSVKRVLVDGGASVDILFHDAYEKMGYSDSQLTPSDMPIYGFNNVETKIEAIPSTYHLKIKFPTKNGVGEEIGDQKMARSCYVGALKSGGTGGQVLPIEDLDVREEEERRGKPAEDLVPFSLYPDEPEKVTYVGASLPEDMKSEFVKFLRNNRDVFAWTAADMPGIDPLFMTHTLNVSPDRKPVKQKKRSFAPERQEAIKQEVDKLLEAGFIEEIQFPEWLANPVMVKKANGKWRMCVDFTDLNDACPKDCFPLPRIDTLIDATAGHEMLSFMDGFSGYNQIRMNKDDIPKVSFITDFAKCAFGVGSGKFLGLMVSKRGIEANPDKIKAILDMEPPKSIKDVQKLTGRISALGRFISKSGDKCLPFFKALKKVKDFEWTSESQEAFEQLKKYMAEPPLLSKPVDGETLYVYLAVSEKALSAVLVPSRKLRPYFQAHKIEVLTDQPLRNIMHSPKASGRLIKWAVELGEFEIRYKPRVAIKAQALADFLVECTIDNKEVGGQESMVEKPKEEEKPKEYWLLFFDGASKTKNSGAGLVLRSPDGFTVEYAIKLDFPTTNNEAEYEAPIAGLGLARTLRVKNLKVCGDSRLVVSQVNGEFEAREETMLKYLRIVKAQMTQFKECLVEHIPREENTKADALSQFASSENEVCSGSVYYHVLKTPSINAKLVAPIDTGATWIDEVKTYLETGHLPPDAGEARKLQVRALKYALIEGILYKKSFVIPYLKCLRPDEAREALKEVHEGICGQHLGGRALAHKITRLGFFWPNMLKDAKDYVKRCDRCQRFAPVVRQPPEMLTSINSPIPFAMWGMDILGPFPLASAQRKFLIVAIDYFTKWIEAKPLAKITTKQVAQFFWENVICRYGIPRVLVTDNGAQFNNPEFVGYCNDYSIELRFTSVAHPQANGQAEVANRIILDGLKKRVEKAHGSWAEEILPILWAYRTTCKVSTGATPFQLAYGAEAVVPLEITHTSPRVQQYEPEANEEGMRLALDMIDEVRDEANARIVESQKRASYYYNLRVKERFFRKGDLVLRKAEASGVGPKGKMAPNWEGPYQVKDVIGRGSYKLQTLDGVEFPRSWHATNLKIYYV; from the exons atgattgccctacagcaaggaaccacggatgataatttccgccgatcactagccaagagggcccctgaaAATATGAATGAGCTCCAGGAGAGGGCCGGGAAGTATATCAAGGCTGAGGAAAGCCTGAAGAAATCTCAGAATAACCAGGGACCGACTCCGAACCCAAAGAAACGTGGAAACGACACCGAGTACAACGCGGATAGTAAGTATTCAAAGACAGGGGATGGTGATAAGTCCCCCACCAAAAAGAAAGcaggaccgaggttcactga gtttcataaggatacaggacataagaccgatgattgccggcagttgaaggatgagatcgaGTTTTTGATCCGAAAAGGCAAGCTGTCCAAGTATACTAGGGATACAGACAAGAATCCCCGTGACAATGACAAccgtggaagagacaacgatgataggaataagagaaaccagcctagagggcctgtgatcaatgtaatctctggaggaccgaccgcagcaggcctatctagtaactcacgaaaagcttatgctcgtgaagtgatgtACATTGTTGGAGAGCCCCCGAAGAGGGCAAAAATTGAGTTTGCTTTAGCATTCGACAATTTAGATCTTGACAGAGTTAAATTTCCCCATGATGATCCTTTGGTAATCACCCCGGTGATTGGAAACTCTTCTGTAAAAAGGGTACTCGTTGACGGTGGAGCCTCAGTAGATATCTTATTTCATGATGCATATGAGAAGATGGGATATTCAGATTCGCAATTGACACCttcagatatgcctatatacggctttaataacgtggagacaaagattgaag caatcccatccacctaccacttgaagatcaaattccctaCCAAGAATGGGGTGGGAGAAGAGATAGGAGATCAAAAAATGGCTAGAAGTTGTTATGTGGGGGCTCTGAAATCTGGAGGGACCGGGGGGCAAGTTCTCCCAATTGAGGACTTGGATGTccgagaggaagaggaaaggagaggaAAGCCAGCTGAGGACTTGGTTCCCTTCTCCCTATATCCAGATGAGCCCGAGAAGGTGACCTATGTAGGGGCGTCGCTCCCCGAGGATATGAAATCcgaatttgtgaaattcttgaggaacaaccgggATGTGTTTGCTTGGACCGCAGCCGATATGCCAGGGATTGATCCCCTCTTTATGACACACACGCTTAACGTAAGCCCAGATAGAAAACCCGtgaaacaaaagaagagaagttttgcccctgagaggcaggaagccataaaacaggaggtcgataagcttttggaagcaggttttataGAGGAAATCCAATTCCCAGAATGGCTAGCTAACCCagtcatggtcaagaaagctaatggaaagtggaggatgtgtgtagacttcacagatttgaatgatgcttgtcctaAGGACTGTTTTCCTCTCCCAAGAATAGATACTCTGATCGATGCTACAGCTGGGCACGAGATGTTGAGCTTTATGGATGGCTTTAGTGGATACAACCAGATCCGAATGAATAAGGACGACATTCCTAAGGTATCATTCATCACTGATTTTG ccaagtgtgcctttggagtTGGGTCTGGAAAATTTTTGGGTCTGATGGTCTCAAAACGTGGAATTgaggccaaccccgacaagataaaggCCATCCTTGATATGGAGCCGCCTAAGTCTATAAAAGATGTTCAAAAGCTAACAGGAAGAATCTCGGCACTAGGACGTTTCATCTCGAAGTCCGGGGATAAGTGCTTGCCCTTCTTTAAGGCTTTGAAGAAAGTTAAAGATTTTGAATGGACAAGTGAGAGCCAAGAGGCCTTTGAGCAGTTGAAGAAgtatatggcagagccaccactcttatcaaaGCCCGTGGATGGAGAAACATTATATGTCTACTTGGCTGTCTCTGAGAAAGCACTGAGTGCGGTCTTGGTTC cttcaagaaagctgaggccttacttccaggctcacaaaattgaagtcttgacagaccagCCCCTTAGGAacataatgcatagcccgaaggctagtgggagattaatcaaatgggcagtagagcttggggaatttgaaattcgatacaaaccacgggtggcaatcaagGCTCAAGCTCTAGCTGACTTCCTCGTTGAATGCACCATCGACAacaaggaagtcggggggcaggagagtaTGGTAGAGAaacccaaagaagaggagaaacctaaagagtattggttactattttttgacggagcttcaaaaacaaaaaatagtgggGCAGGGCTGGTGCTCCGAAGCCCGGATGGCTTCACGGTCGAGTACGCGATCAAGTTAGACTTTCcaactaccaacaatgaagctgagTATGAGGCCCCTATAGCTGGATTGGGATTGGCGAGAACCCTGAGGGTTAAGAACCTGAAAGTATGTGGGGACTCAAGACTTGTGGTGTCACAGGTTAATGGAGAATTTGAGGCACGAGAAGAAACAATGCTGAAATACTTAAGGATTGTGAAAGCCCAGATGACGCAATTTAAAGAATGTTTGGTAGAACATATACCTAGGGAAGAGAATAcaaaggctgatgccttatcccAGTTTGCATCCTCAGAGAATGAGGTGTGCTCGGGAAGTGTTTACTATCATGTTTTGAAAACCCCAAGTATCAATGCCAAGCTGGTAGCCCCAATCGACACGGGGGCCACTTGGATCGATGAGGTCAAAACGTATCTCGAAACTGGACATCTACCACCTGATGCTGGGGAAGCACGAAAACTACAAGTAAGAGCTTTAAAGTATGCACTCATTGAAGGGATTCTCTATAAGAAATCTTTTGTTATACCTTATTTGAAGTGTTTAAGGCCGGATGAGGCCCGAGAAGCCTTGAAAGAGGTccatgaaggaatctgtggcCAGCACCTAGGTGGGAGAGCCTTGGCTCACAAAATTACTCGCCTTGGGTTCTTTTGGCCAAATATGCTGAAGGATGCGAAGGATTATGTTAAGAGATGCGATCGTTGTCAGAGATTTGCACCTGTTGTGCGCCAGCCCCCAGAGATGCTGACATCCATTAACTCCCCGATTCCCTTTGCTATGTGGGGGATGGACATCCTAGGGCCGTTTCCACTCGCCAGTGCTCAAAGGAAGTTTTTGATAGTGGCTATTGACTACTTTaccaagtggattgaggccaaacccctggccaagataaccaccaagcaagttgctcagTTCTTTTGGGAAAACGTCATATGCAGGTATGGCATACCCCGAGTCTTGGTTACTGACAATGGAGCTCAGTTCAACAATCCAGAGTTTGTGGGATACTGTAACGACTATAGCATTGAGCTACGATTCACTTCggttgcccatcctcaagccAATGGGCAAGCTGAAGTAGCCAACAGGATAATCCTTGATGGGCTAAAGAAAAGAGTCGAGAAAGCGCATGGGTCTTGGGCTGAAGAGATtctccctatactatgggcaTATCGAACAACCTGCAAGGTCTCCACAGGAGCAACCCCGTTCCAGTTAGCTTACGGGGCTGAAGCCGTGGTGCCACTTGAGATAACTCATACCTCccccagggtccagcagtatgagcccgAAGCCAATGAGGAAGGAATGAGACTCGCACTCGACATGATCGATGAGGTCCGTGATGAGGCTAACGCCAGGATCGTTGAGAGCCaaaaacgagcttcctattactataatctCCGAGTCAAGGAACGATTCTTCAGAAAAGGGGATTTAGTCCTAAGGAAAGCTGAGGCCTCAGGAGTTGGTCCCAAGGGAAAGATGGCCCCAAACTGGGAAGGTCCGTATCAGGTGAAGGATGTTATTGGTCGCGGCTCGTACAAGCttcagaccctggatggagttgagtttccaagaagttggcatgccaccaacttgaagatttattatgtttga
- the LOC135148442 gene encoding uncharacterized protein LOC135148442, whose amino-acid sequence MSSVFTRKLEERPELILNHELQPVHEDSKIRSEFGSFLGTIGRQCVPLDYVNWSRVSESEKNGWWEFVKTKYIIPEEGKDWVLKTICDAWRMYKSRFKAEYYTKYDNDEDRLKNRPQSIPLEKFKILLQYWGDEKIKSTAVKNANNRRKVIDTHTAGRTSFAQIRNDMKKVQSTPDTPTKADIYPKTRKNHEKKATKDAEGNDIEEEADANAEDMAEEAAKTVDEIDSAAHGPNWLVGRSGRTSKTRNITTHKSRKAEELATLRKEIAAEITTP is encoded by the exons ATGAGTTCTGTTTTCACAAGAAAATTGGAAGAAAGACCAGAGCTGATCTTAAATCATGAGTTGCAACCTGTGCATGAAGATAGTAAAATACGATCAGAATTTGGTAGTTTCTTGGGGACAATAGGGAGACAATGTGTACCCCTAGATTATGTCAACTGGAGCCGAGTTTCCGAATCAGAGAAGAATGGTTGGTGGGAGTTTGTCAAG ACAAAGTATATCATTCCGGAGGAGGGAAAAGATTGGGTTTTAAAGACCATTTGTGATGCGTGGAGGATGTATAAAAGCCGTTTTAAGGCCGAATATTATACCAAATATGACAATGATGAGGATAGATTGAAGAATAGGCCGCAGTCAATTCCTCTTGagaaattcaagattttgctaCAATATTGGGGTGATGAAAAAATTAAGTCCACTGCTGTAAAAAATGCAAATAACCGAAGAAAGGTCATTGATACGCACACTGCTGGCCGTACATCATTTGCACAAATCAGGAATGACATG AAAAAGGTCCAGTCGACCCCTGACACACCCACAAAGGCGGACATTTATCCTAAAACACGCAAAAATCATGAAAAGAAG gCTACTAAAGATGCTGAGGGAAATGATATTGAGGAGGAAGCAGATGCAAATGCAGAAGATATGGCTGAAGAAGCAGCAAAGACAGTTGATGAAATAGACTCTGCAGCTCATGGACCAAACTGGCTTGTCGGGAGGAGTGGCAGAACAAGCAAAACACGGAATATCACAACACATAAAAGCAGAAAAGCTGAGGAATTAGCAACTCTAAGAAAGGAAATAGCTGCTGAAatcactacaccataa
- the LOC135148440 gene encoding uncharacterized protein LOC135148440 — MDTYLSMQAEKKRGVKKKKTNDKAATIVEGHQGANAPIIESVFETGESSNKNQRRRGPTKMNHVFTRKLEDRPVVSLNSDFQPYSRKDKVVTELSSFLGTIARLYIPLDFVNWSKVPEEEKTGWWEYVRTKYIIPDEGKDWVLRTLDDNWRVYKSRIKSRCFKKFNNDRDRIKSKPANIPLEQFMALLRYWNDDFVEEKAGKNIANRKKVIDTHAAGRKSFAQLRSELKIAQLDGEGSAKRELYTKTREGHKKKEKENEKEKENDENLEERPSDHDEDEAEIDFEAHGPNWLVGRTGRTRKSAKKQPENIGHIDSADLEKMRKEIAAEMDDKMNKKLEKILGRLAEMNPTLNVNVEELCGQTDGSDDEDDGKEGEGSSSDKDDDDVGDGDGSANYGDDEIGSDDGDGSA; from the exons ATGGATACATACTTATCAATGCAAGCAGAAAAGAAAAGGGgtgtgaaaaagaaaaaaacaaatgaCAAGGCTGCGACTATTGTGGAGGGTCATCAGGGGGCTAATGCGCCCATCATCGAAAGTGTATTTGAGACAG GTGAAAGtagtaataaaaatcaaaggcgCAGAGGACCTACAAAGATGAATCATGTGTTCACAAGGAAGCTCGAAGATAGGCCAGTAGTTTCCTTAAATTCTGACTTTCAGCCATACTCAAGGAAAGATAAAGTAGTTACTGAATTGAGCAGTTTCTTGGGGACAATAGCAAGATTATATATTCCACTTGATTTTGTTAATTGGTCTAAAGTTCCAGAGGAAGAAAAAACTGGCTGGTGGGAATATGTCAGG ACAAAGTACATTATTCCTGACGAAGGGAAAGATTGGGTATTGAGGACGCTTGATGACAACTGGAGGGTATACAAAAGCCGAATTAAGTCTCGATGCTTTAAGAAGTTCAACAATGACAGGGACCGTATCAAAAGCAAGCCTGCAAATATTCCATTGGAACAGTTCATGGCTCTGCTGAGGTACTGGAATGATGATTTTGTCGAGGAAAAAGCTGGAAAAAATATAGCAAATCGGAAGAAGGTGATTGATACTCATGCTGCTGGTCGTAAGAGTTTTGCCCAGCTTCGTAGTGAATTG AAAATTGCTCAGTTGGATGGTGAAGGTTCTGCCAAGCGTGAGTTGTATACAAAAACACGCGAGGGTCATAAAAAGAAG GAAAAGGAAaacgaaaaagaaaaggaaaatgatGAAAATTTGGAAGAACGTCCATCTGATCATGATGAGGATGAAGCTGAGATTGATTTTGAAGCTCATGGACCAAACTGGTTGGTAGGAAGAACCGGCAGAACAAGGAAATCTGCAAAGAAACAACCGGAAAATATTGGTCACATAGATTCTGCAGACCTGGAAAAGATGAGGAAAGAAATAGCTGCTGAAATGGATGACAAGATGAATAAGAAACTCGAGAAAATTTTGGGGAGACTTGCAGAAATGAATCCCACTTTAAATGTCAATGTAGAAGAATTGTGTGGCCAAACTGATGGATCAGATGATGAGGACGATGGAAAAGAAGGGGAAGGATCTTCCAGTGACAAAGATGATGACGATGTAGGCGATGGGGATGGATCTGCCAATTACGGAGATGATGAGATCGGTTCAGATGATGGAGATGGCTCTGCCTAG